From Chryseobacterium salivictor, a single genomic window includes:
- the mnmA gene encoding tRNA 2-thiouridine(34) synthase MnmA, translated as MKIVVGLSGGVDSSVAAYLLQKQGHEVVALFMRNWNDASVTLEDECPWIEDSNDALMVAQKLGIPYQVIDMSELYKEKIVDYMFDEYKMGRTPNPDVLCNREVKFDVFMKTALSLGAEKVATGHYAQVNSTFDENGKEIFHLLAGADNNKDQSYFLCQLSQDQLSKSLFPIGGLTKPEVREIAREMGLVTADKKDSQGLCFIGKVSLPIFLQQQLEPKQGEIVEIFKNFGDFHQETPAFSSKLAELQFLSKKIKYEKSDGKVIGKHQGAHYFTIGQSKGLGIGGHVESCFIISRDMETNTIFVGEGKNFPGLFRKALKIENSEVHWVRDDLRLQNGESMKVQARIRYRQPLEEATLYQFEDGFYIEFEHPQSAIAEGQFAAWYLDDELVGSGVIA; from the coding sequence ATGAAAATTGTAGTTGGCCTTTCCGGAGGTGTAGATTCGAGTGTTGCAGCCTATCTGTTGCAAAAACAAGGTCATGAAGTGGTGGCGCTTTTTATGCGGAACTGGAATGACGCTTCAGTCACTTTGGAAGATGAATGTCCGTGGATTGAGGACAGTAATGATGCTCTGATGGTGGCGCAAAAACTTGGGATTCCTTATCAGGTCATCGATATGAGCGAACTGTATAAGGAGAAAATCGTGGATTATATGTTCGATGAATACAAAATGGGCCGAACGCCGAATCCCGATGTTCTGTGTAACCGAGAAGTGAAGTTTGATGTGTTCATGAAAACAGCCTTATCGCTTGGTGCTGAGAAAGTTGCAACGGGACATTACGCACAGGTGAACTCTACCTTTGATGAAAACGGCAAGGAGATTTTTCATCTTTTAGCCGGAGCAGATAACAACAAGGATCAGTCGTATTTCCTGTGTCAATTGAGTCAGGATCAGCTGTCGAAATCGCTGTTTCCGATCGGTGGATTGACGAAACCTGAAGTCCGGGAAATCGCCAGAGAAATGGGTTTGGTGACGGCAGATAAGAAAGATTCACAAGGATTGTGCTTCATCGGAAAAGTGAGTTTACCCATATTTCTACAACAGCAACTGGAACCAAAACAAGGTGAAATTGTAGAAATTTTTAAAAATTTCGGTGATTTTCATCAAGAAACACCCGCATTTTCATCAAAATTAGCGGAATTACAGTTTCTTTCCAAGAAAATAAAATACGAAAAATCAGACGGAAAAGTGATTGGCAAACACCAGGGTGCACATTATTTCACGATCGGGCAAAGCAAAGGTCTGGGCATCGGCGGCCATGTGGAATCCTGTTTCATCATTTCCCGCGATATGGAAACCAACACGATTTTTGTGGGCGAAGGGAAAAATTTCCCGGGATTATTCCGCAAAGCTTTAAAAATCGAAAACTCTGAAGTTCACTGGGTTCGTGACGATCTGCGTTTGCAAAATGGAGAATCCATGAAAGTACAGGCCAGAATCCGGTACCGACAGCCTTTGGAAGAAGCGACGCTTTACCAGTTTGAAGATGGATTTTATATTGAATTTGAACACCCACAATCTGCCATTGCAGAGGGGCAGTTTGCAGCGTGGTATCTGGACGATGAATTGGTGGGAAGCGGTGTAATCGCTTAG
- a CDS encoding prolyl oligopeptidase family serine peptidase codes for MNVKTLALGAAGLMIASCAPQKMTKNLNYPETKKVEHTDEYFGTKVQDPYRWLEDDRAEDTKDWVQREVAFTNDYLAKIPFREEIRAQLKDIWNYEKIGAPFKEGDFTYFYKNDGLQAQSILYRTDKNGKTEVFLDPNKFSEKGTTSLAGVSFNKKGNLVAYSISEGGSDWNKIIIINALTKEKIDETIIDVKFSGASWRGDEGFFYSSYDKPKGSELSAKTDTHKVYFHQLGTKQSADQLIIGGENFKRRYMSVGVSDDERFEFLRASEATNGNELYIKDLKNKTDFIPVQKGYDFNTNVVDSKGDFIYALTDKNAPNMRLVKFNINQPTVWTDVIPETQNVLSVSTGGGFIFAKYMLDAVTSVKQFDYNGKLIRTIDLPGIGTAGGFSGKEKEKDLYFSFTNYITPPTIYKFNADSGKSEVYQKPKVKFNPEDYISEQIFYTSKDGTKIPMMINYKKGLKRDGKNPTILYSYGGFNISLQPSFSVVNAIWMENGGIYAVPNIRGGGEYGKKWHDAGTKMQKKNVFEDFIAAGEYLQKNGYTSKDHMALSGRSNGGLLVGATMTMRPDLAKVAFPGVGVLDMLRYNKFTAGAGWSYDYGTAEDSKEMFDYLKSYSPVHQVKKGVCYPSTMIITSDHDDRVVPAHSFKFGAELQEKQSCSNPVLVRIETNAGHGAGRSTEQVIGENADILSFALYEMGFKTLKK; via the coding sequence ATGAATGTAAAAACATTGGCTCTTGGTGCAGCTGGATTAATGATTGCCTCTTGCGCACCGCAGAAAATGACCAAAAATTTGAACTATCCGGAAACGAAAAAAGTAGAACATACCGATGAATATTTCGGGACCAAAGTCCAGGATCCATACCGCTGGTTAGAAGATGACCGCGCCGAAGATACCAAAGACTGGGTTCAGAGAGAAGTCGCTTTTACAAATGATTATCTGGCAAAAATTCCTTTCCGTGAAGAGATCCGTGCACAGCTGAAAGATATCTGGAATTATGAGAAAATCGGCGCACCGTTTAAAGAAGGAGATTTTACTTATTTTTATAAAAATGACGGACTTCAAGCGCAATCCATTTTGTACCGGACTGATAAAAACGGCAAGACCGAAGTTTTTCTGGATCCTAATAAATTCTCGGAAAAAGGAACCACTTCTTTAGCAGGCGTTTCCTTTAATAAAAAAGGAAATCTGGTTGCCTACTCTATTTCCGAAGGCGGAAGTGACTGGAATAAAATAATCATTATCAATGCTTTAACTAAAGAAAAGATTGATGAAACGATTATTGATGTTAAATTTTCCGGAGCTTCCTGGCGGGGCGATGAAGGTTTCTTTTATTCAAGTTACGACAAACCGAAAGGGAGTGAACTCTCTGCTAAAACCGATACGCACAAAGTTTATTTCCATCAATTAGGAACGAAACAAAGTGCCGATCAATTAATTATCGGCGGCGAAAATTTCAAAAGGCGCTATATGAGCGTTGGGGTTTCTGATGATGAACGCTTTGAATTTTTAAGAGCATCTGAAGCAACAAACGGCAATGAACTGTATATTAAAGACTTAAAAAATAAAACCGATTTTATTCCTGTTCAGAAGGGCTATGATTTTAATACCAATGTGGTCGATTCGAAAGGCGATTTCATTTACGCCTTGACCGATAAAAATGCACCGAATATGCGTTTGGTGAAATTCAACATCAATCAGCCGACCGTTTGGACTGATGTGATTCCTGAAACCCAAAACGTGCTCAGCGTTTCAACAGGCGGAGGATTTATCTTCGCAAAATATATGCTGGATGCGGTAACTTCGGTGAAGCAATTTGATTACAACGGTAAATTAATCCGCACCATCGACTTACCAGGAATCGGAACAGCAGGAGGTTTCAGCGGAAAAGAAAAAGAGAAAGATCTGTATTTTTCTTTCACCAACTATATTACGCCGCCAACCATTTACAAATTCAATGCGGATAGCGGAAAATCTGAAGTTTATCAAAAACCAAAGGTGAAATTTAACCCGGAAGATTACATTTCAGAACAAATATTTTATACTTCAAAAGACGGAACGAAAATTCCGATGATGATCAATTATAAAAAAGGATTGAAACGCGACGGAAAAAATCCGACCATTCTTTATTCTTACGGCGGATTCAACATCAGTTTGCAACCTTCCTTCTCGGTAGTGAATGCGATCTGGATGGAAAACGGCGGAATTTACGCGGTTCCGAATATCCGTGGTGGCGGCGAGTACGGCAAAAAATGGCACGATGCAGGAACGAAAATGCAGAAGAAAAATGTATTCGAAGATTTCATCGCAGCCGGCGAATATTTGCAGAAAAACGGATATACTTCCAAAGATCACATGGCACTTTCCGGCCGTTCAAACGGTGGACTTCTCGTTGGTGCCACCATGACCATGAGACCTGATCTGGCGAAAGTAGCTTTCCCTGGTGTTGGTGTACTGGACATGTTGCGTTATAACAAATTTACAGCTGGAGCGGGCTGGAGTTACGATTACGGAACTGCCGAAGACAGCAAAGAAATGTTCGATTATTTAAAATCTTATTCACCGGTTCATCAGGTTAAAAAAGGAGTTTGCTACCCGTCAACCATGATTATCACAAGCGATCACGATGACCGCGTTGTGCCGGCACACTCGTTTAAATTCGGTGCGGAATTGCAGGAAAAACAATCGTGCAGTAATCCTGTTTTGGTGAGAATCGAAACCAATGCGGGACACGGCGCAGGAAGAAGTACAGAACAGGTTATTGGCGAAAACGCTGATATTTTGAGTTTTGCACTTTATGAAATGGGCTTTAAGACTTTGAAGAAATAA
- a CDS encoding nucleoside recognition domain-containing protein, which yields MVLSRIWSAFIIVAIIVGSIKYFFSDSYKAIYNDMVVGKSGDTVQIATHNIDELSPEIKNALLLKPVFEQNRIHYKTDSAKSKVAVYRVQQTDGVIGTSETAVKICLGLIGIMTLFMGFMSIAEKAGGINLLSRMIQPFFSKLFPEIPKNHPSFGHMLLNFSANLLGLDNAATPFGLKAMESLQTLNPDKDNASNSQIMFLCLHAGGLTLIPVSIIAIRASMGSHTPTDIFLPCMIATFAATLAAMIVVSIYQKINLLQPIVIAYVGGISAIIGLLVVYLVSLSKEGLDNFSMLLSNGIILLIFFAIVLGALYKKIDVFDAFIDGAKEGFWTCVKIIPYLVGMLIAISLLRTSGVFDVLIDGMKWVAQVVGFDTRFVDGLPTALIKPLSGSGARGMMVDTMQTFGADSFQGRLAAVLQGSSDTTFYVIAIYFGAVGIKNTRYTVTAMLLADLVGIITSVILAYIFFA from the coding sequence ATGGTTTTAAGCAGAATTTGGAGCGCGTTTATTATTGTCGCCATCATTGTCGGAAGTATAAAATATTTTTTTTCCGATTCCTACAAAGCGATTTATAACGATATGGTCGTTGGTAAAAGTGGCGATACCGTGCAGATAGCCACTCATAATATCGATGAATTAAGTCCTGAAATTAAAAATGCCTTATTGCTGAAACCCGTTTTTGAACAAAATAGAATTCATTATAAAACGGATTCTGCAAAATCAAAAGTTGCCGTTTATCGTGTTCAGCAAACTGATGGCGTTATCGGAACTTCTGAAACTGCGGTGAAAATCTGTTTGGGTTTAATCGGGATTATGACGCTCTTCATGGGATTCATGAGTATTGCCGAAAAAGCTGGTGGAATCAATCTGCTGTCCCGAATGATTCAGCCTTTTTTCTCCAAATTATTTCCGGAAATTCCGAAAAACCATCCGTCTTTTGGGCACATGTTACTGAATTTTTCGGCCAACCTTTTGGGTTTAGATAATGCCGCAACACCTTTTGGCCTGAAGGCGATGGAAAGTTTACAAACCTTAAACCCCGACAAAGACAACGCAAGTAATTCCCAAATTATGTTTCTCTGTCTGCATGCCGGCGGATTAACTTTAATTCCGGTTTCTATTATTGCAATCCGTGCTTCGATGGGCTCTCATACGCCAACCGACATTTTTCTGCCTTGTATGATAGCGACATTTGCGGCAACTTTGGCAGCGATGATTGTGGTTTCTATTTATCAGAAAATCAATTTGTTACAGCCGATTGTCATTGCGTATGTTGGTGGAATTTCTGCAATTATCGGCTTATTGGTTGTTTATTTGGTGAGTTTAAGCAAAGAAGGACTCGATAATTTCAGCATGCTGTTGAGCAACGGAATTATTCTTCTCATTTTCTTCGCGATCGTTTTGGGTGCACTTTACAAAAAGATAGATGTTTTCGATGCTTTTATTGATGGCGCTAAAGAAGGATTCTGGACTTGTGTGAAAATCATTCCTTATCTGGTCGGAATGCTCATCGCAATTTCTTTGTTAAGAACTTCCGGCGTTTTCGATGTTTTAATTGATGGAATGAAATGGGTCGCACAAGTTGTCGGTTTTGACACAAGATTTGTGGATGGTTTGCCGACTGCTTTAATTAAACCGCTTTCAGGTTCGGGAGCGCGCGGAATGATGGTCGACACGATGCAGACTTTCGGCGCAGACAGTTTTCAGGGAAGATTAGCCGCGGTTTTACAGGGAAGTTCAGATACCACTTTTTATGTAATTGCCATTTATTTCGGTGCCGTAGGAATTAAAAACACTCGTTATACCGTTACAGCAATGCTTTTGGCAGATTTGGTGGGGATTATCACTTCGGTTATTTTGGCGTATATTTTCTTTGCATAA
- a CDS encoding four helix bundle protein: MSYHKLDIYNLSFELFIETHRLSFQLPKYELYELGSQLRRSSDSVNSNIVEGYGRRMYKADYIRFLVFSHSSCDETTNHILKIIRLYPDITEFNEILEKYKLLGGKLHNYIEYVKNNWRA; the protein is encoded by the coding sequence ATGAGTTACCATAAACTTGACATTTATAACCTTTCTTTTGAGTTGTTTATCGAAACCCATCGACTCTCTTTTCAACTGCCAAAATATGAATTATATGAACTCGGAAGTCAGTTAAGACGTTCATCAGATTCTGTTAATTCTAATATTGTCGAAGGTTATGGAAGACGAATGTATAAAGCCGACTACATTAGATTTCTTGTATTTTCGCATAGCAGTTGTGATGAAACCACCAATCATATATTAAAGATTATTCGTCTATATCCTGATATTACAGAATTTAATGAGATACTTGAAAAATATAAACTTTTAGGAGGAAAACTCCATAATTATATAGAATACGTCAAAAATAATTGGCGCGCATAA
- a CDS encoding MutS-related protein: MEELYELLAEKKKTLQKFQKKLTVLGWIRVAVFLSIAYFLLKYFIFESGLQSHLYLGIFFTVLFFILGYFLLKVKQQLQFYKDYLHIGNQIITKTEFDTGLAFEENIDNHPYAKDLDILGKNSLFSSINYCQTVLGKNKLKDFLLNLSLEKAKIVAKQKSITELSQKTEWYIHFLTLAKSLDINGEINHPEPKEPVFKNAVLAKIAVVVIPVLTFGVLLSLAFISIPSLYLTLIFAGIFACSRVILMFYGKKIESISGTLSFNSEQYEQFLAVFSHIEKEQFKEELNQKLQKKFVSGKSKSSRKEIEKLARLLRNYENGQSNIGVILNNFFLWKLNFALKIENQIKNIEQDLPQWFDAFSEFEALISLGIFKFKNPEYQYPKISDSGEKLSAEKIIHPLLYQPEVVSNDFQISQNTEISIITGANMTGKSTFLRTVGINLVLAMNGCPVAAREFRFIPMKLFTSMRTSDSLNDGTSYFNAEILRLRSLVENLEKGIPQFIILDEILKGTNSQDKLTGSELFLEKLMKSKTLFSCLIATHDLELTKIEQKFPAEIKNYCFELEQKNGELETDYKLRNGVTKSMNAIYLMKKFGIIE, translated from the coding sequence ATGGAAGAATTATATGAGCTTCTTGCTGAAAAAAAGAAAACCTTACAGAAATTCCAGAAAAAGCTGACCGTTTTAGGCTGGATCAGAGTGGCAGTATTTCTTTCTATTGCTTATTTTTTATTAAAATATTTCATTTTTGAAAGTGGTTTGCAAAGTCATTTGTATTTGGGGATTTTCTTCACGGTTTTATTTTTCATTTTGGGATATTTCCTTTTAAAGGTAAAACAGCAACTGCAATTTTATAAAGATTATCTTCATATTGGAAATCAGATCATCACCAAAACAGAATTCGATACAGGTCTTGCTTTTGAGGAAAATATTGACAATCATCCTTATGCCAAAGATCTGGATATTCTGGGCAAAAACTCGCTCTTCAGTTCTATTAACTACTGCCAAACGGTTTTAGGTAAAAATAAACTCAAAGATTTTCTTTTAAATTTAAGTTTAGAAAAAGCAAAAATAGTCGCTAAGCAAAAATCAATCACCGAACTTTCTCAAAAGACTGAATGGTACATTCATTTTCTCACTTTAGCGAAATCGCTGGATATCAATGGTGAAATCAATCATCCTGAACCTAAAGAACCTGTTTTTAAAAATGCCGTTTTAGCAAAAATTGCGGTCGTTGTAATTCCTGTTTTAACTTTCGGTGTTTTGCTTTCTTTGGCTTTCATCAGTATTCCCTCTTTATATCTGACTTTAATTTTCGCGGGTATTTTTGCCTGTTCCCGAGTTATTTTAATGTTTTATGGTAAAAAAATCGAATCCATTTCCGGGACTTTATCTTTTAATTCTGAACAGTATGAGCAGTTTTTAGCGGTATTTTCTCACATCGAAAAAGAACAGTTCAAAGAAGAACTGAATCAAAAGCTGCAGAAGAAATTTGTTTCGGGGAAAAGCAAATCGTCGCGCAAAGAAATCGAAAAACTGGCGCGTCTCCTTAGAAATTACGAAAACGGACAAAGTAATATCGGCGTCATTCTGAATAATTTCTTCCTTTGGAAACTGAACTTTGCCCTGAAAATTGAAAATCAGATTAAAAATATTGAACAGGATTTACCGCAATGGTTTGATGCTTTTTCAGAGTTTGAAGCGTTGATTTCTTTGGGAATTTTCAAATTTAAAAATCCGGAATATCAATATCCGAAAATTTCTGATTCCGGCGAAAAGTTGAGCGCAGAAAAAATAATTCATCCTCTTTTATATCAGCCAGAAGTGGTTTCCAATGATTTTCAGATCTCTCAAAATACAGAAATCTCAATCATTACCGGTGCAAATATGACGGGAAAATCTACGTTTCTGCGAACGGTGGGAATTAATTTAGTGCTGGCAATGAACGGTTGTCCCGTTGCTGCAAGAGAATTTCGATTTATTCCGATGAAACTTTTTACGTCGATGCGAACGAGTGACTCTTTAAACGATGGAACTTCTTATTTTAATGCAGAGATTCTTCGTCTCCGAAGTCTGGTCGAAAATTTAGAGAAAGGAATCCCGCAGTTCATTATTTTAGATGAGATTTTAAAAGGCACCAATTCCCAGGATAAACTCACTGGTTCCGAATTATTCTTGGAAAAATTAATGAAAAGCAAAACCCTTTTTTCCTGCCTCATTGCCACCCACGATTTGGAACTCACCAAAATCGAACAGAAATTTCCTGCTGAGATTAAAAACTATTGTTTTGAATTAGAGCAAAAAAATGGGGAATTGGAAACCGATTATAAACTTCGAAACGGCGTTACCAAAAGCATGAATGCGATTTATCTGATGAAGAAATTCGGGATTATTGAGTAA
- a CDS encoding TolC family protein, with amino-acid sequence MKKSAVFFLSLLSAFVFSQKVWTLQECVNYAVENNLQVIQNTYNKKLQDNSLQIAKRQYLPGVSGTINNNVSFGQGIDVFGTTNRNDNFSNRASVGADILIYNNGRLEKNIRKTEFDVEASKFDIEKIKNDISLQIAQQYLSILLNREITKISESALDNADKLYKRAKITTEVGTTPQTILAEAEAALAREKQNVKTAQINTERSLFALAMLLQLPDYKNFDIQNVNIQSEIEAPLFSADQIIEKAFENQPQIKSAEVRIKSAEAQTEITETAFWPTVTASAGIGTSYFNSLVTNYAGRDINGNPIKESGFFKQYKDNFGQQLGLSANIPIFNKGITRLNVEQSKINEDIAKNALLQQKQQVLQNVQQAQFDAESNYQAYLAASQAVKSAKLALDFAEKSYNAGKTTIYDLNIARNNYANAQGSVEQSKFNYLFSLKLLNFYAGIPLSL; translated from the coding sequence ATGAAGAAATCTGCTGTTTTTTTTCTGAGTTTGCTGTCCGCTTTTGTGTTTTCTCAAAAAGTATGGACGTTGCAGGAATGTGTGAATTACGCTGTAGAAAACAATTTACAAGTTATTCAGAACACTTATAACAAGAAACTTCAGGATAATTCTTTACAAATTGCCAAACGGCAATATTTGCCGGGAGTTTCCGGAACCATCAACAATAATGTCAGTTTCGGACAGGGTATTGATGTTTTTGGAACCACCAACCGGAATGATAATTTTAGCAATAGAGCGAGCGTTGGCGCCGATATTTTGATTTATAATAATGGCAGATTAGAAAAGAATATCAGAAAAACTGAGTTTGATGTTGAGGCCAGCAAATTTGATATCGAAAAGATCAAAAATGATATTTCACTTCAAATTGCACAGCAATATCTTTCCATCTTACTGAACCGGGAAATTACCAAAATTTCGGAAAGTGCTCTGGATAATGCAGACAAACTCTACAAAAGAGCAAAGATCACTACGGAAGTCGGCACCACGCCACAAACGATTTTGGCAGAAGCGGAAGCGGCTCTGGCCCGGGAAAAACAAAATGTAAAAACCGCACAGATCAACACGGAGCGGAGTTTGTTTGCGTTAGCGATGCTTTTGCAACTTCCTGATTATAAAAATTTCGATATTCAGAATGTCAATATTCAAAGTGAGATCGAGGCTCCATTATTTTCCGCTGACCAAATTATTGAAAAGGCATTTGAAAATCAGCCTCAAATAAAATCCGCAGAAGTAAGAATAAAATCCGCAGAAGCACAAACCGAAATTACAGAAACTGCTTTTTGGCCGACGGTAACCGCAAGCGCAGGAATTGGAACTTCCTATTTTAATTCTCTTGTGACCAATTATGCCGGGCGTGATATCAACGGAAACCCGATTAAAGAAAGTGGTTTTTTCAAACAGTACAAAGATAATTTCGGACAACAGCTCGGCCTTTCTGCCAACATTCCTATTTTCAATAAAGGGATTACCCGATTAAATGTTGAGCAATCGAAAATTAATGAAGATATTGCAAAAAATGCTTTGCTTCAACAAAAGCAGCAGGTTTTACAGAATGTGCAGCAAGCCCAGTTTGACGCAGAAAGTAATTACCAGGCCTATCTCGCAGCTTCACAAGCCGTGAAAAGCGCGAAGCTTGCACTGGATTTTGCAGAGAAAAGCTATAACGCCGGAAAAACGACGATTTACGACTTAAACATTGCCCGGAATAATTACGCAAATGCCCAGGGAAGTGTCGAGCAATCGAAGTTTAATTATCTGTTTAGTTTAAAACTGTTGAACTTCTATGCCGGAATTCCTTTATCTTTATAG
- a CDS encoding SprT-like domain-containing protein yields MSISLLEKYLPDQCLPHLKKWFGGYPIHIKITRGRNSKLGDYRKMPDKSHQITINSTLQPQLFFFVLTHELAHLLAFENFGHRISPHGAEWKHTFRTMLLESISVYAEDLKPIIFKFLKSPKANFMSSPDLVRYFHIEDYEDETSYIEDLDVKDRFIYRKQIYIIEEKRKKNYLCTQLDTDKKYIFKPLARVEKIS; encoded by the coding sequence ATGTCGATTTCGCTTTTAGAAAAATATTTACCGGACCAATGTTTACCGCATCTCAAGAAATGGTTTGGCGGTTATCCCATCCATATCAAAATCACCAGAGGTAGAAATTCCAAACTGGGCGATTATCGCAAAATGCCGGACAAATCGCATCAGATCACCATCAATTCAACCTTACAGCCGCAGCTTTTTTTCTTTGTTCTGACTCATGAGCTGGCGCACTTATTAGCATTCGAAAATTTCGGTCACCGGATTTCACCACACGGAGCGGAGTGGAAACATACCTTCAGAACAATGCTTTTAGAAAGTATTTCGGTGTATGCTGAAGATTTAAAACCCATTATTTTTAAATTTTTAAAGTCTCCCAAAGCCAATTTTATGTCGAGTCCGGATCTGGTAAGATACTTCCACATCGAGGATTATGAAGATGAAACTTCGTATATTGAAGATCTGGATGTAAAAGACCGGTTCATTTACAGAAAGCAGATTTATATCATTGAAGAAAAACGTAAAAAAAACTATCTTTGTACACAGCTCGATACCGATAAAAAATATATTTTTAAACCTTTGGCACGAGTAGAAAAAATAAGTTAA
- a CDS encoding mannose-1-phosphate guanylyltransferase — translation MSMSNNYCVIMAGGIGSRFWPMSTQKYPKQFQDILGTGRTMIQQTYDRIKKIVPVENIYVITNKEYISLTAEQLPEINPENIVGEPMMKNTAACNIYMAKKIADKDADANIIVLPADHLILKEETFLQKVELAFSLAEENDYLITLGINPTRPDTGYGYIQFVENNNSDYFKVKTFTEKPDLEIAKTFLESGDFLWNAGIFVWNVKSILSAFDRYLPEMTQNFESCEYNSKDEERCIDLIYPKVNKVSIDNGILEKAKNVYVIPADLGWSDLGTWTSIYENAEKGEHENSVNTKHVVTYNSKGNLIKLKNVNKAVVIDGLENFIVVDTEKALLICPRENDQLIKDYVHDLKTLKKGEKFM, via the coding sequence ATGTCTATGTCAAATAATTACTGTGTGATAATGGCAGGAGGAATCGGAAGTCGGTTCTGGCCAATGAGCACTCAAAAATACCCAAAACAGTTTCAGGATATTTTAGGAACAGGCCGAACGATGATTCAGCAAACCTACGATAGAATTAAAAAAATTGTACCAGTTGAAAACATCTATGTTATCACCAATAAGGAATATATCTCGCTCACGGCCGAACAATTGCCCGAAATTAATCCGGAAAATATTGTAGGTGAACCGATGATGAAAAATACGGCAGCCTGTAATATTTATATGGCCAAAAAGATCGCCGATAAAGACGCAGATGCCAATATCATTGTGCTTCCCGCAGATCATTTAATTTTAAAGGAAGAGACTTTTCTGCAAAAAGTAGAACTCGCTTTTAGTTTGGCAGAGGAAAATGATTATCTGATCACTTTGGGAATTAACCCAACACGTCCTGATACCGGTTACGGCTACATTCAGTTCGTTGAAAACAACAATTCTGACTATTTTAAAGTTAAAACCTTTACCGAAAAACCCGATTTGGAAATTGCCAAAACCTTTCTGGAAAGCGGTGACTTCCTGTGGAATGCCGGGATTTTTGTCTGGAATGTAAAATCGATTCTTTCTGCGTTTGACCGTTATTTGCCGGAAATGACCCAGAATTTTGAAAGCTGCGAGTACAATTCGAAAGATGAAGAGCGGTGTATTGACTTGATTTATCCTAAAGTAAATAAAGTTTCGATTGACAACGGGATTTTGGAAAAAGCAAAAAACGTGTACGTTATTCCTGCAGATCTGGGTTGGAGCGATTTAGGAACCTGGACTTCAATTTATGAAAATGCCGAAAAAGGGGAGCATGAAAACTCGGTCAATACGAAACATGTGGTCACCTACAACTCAAAAGGGAATTTAATTAAGTTGAAAAATGTGAATAAAGCCGTTGTGATCGATGGATTAGAAAATTTCATTGTGGTGGATACCGAAAAAGCACTTTTAATTTGCCCGAGAGAAAATGACCAGCTCATCAAAGATTATGTGCATGACCTGAAAACATTGAAAAAAGGTGAGAAATTTATGTAA
- a CDS encoding glycosyltransferase family 9 protein, with product MRILAYRFSAFGDVAMTVPVFTEFLQQNPDVQVVMVSRDNFKDLFEGIPNLIFRGIDVDDYKGFWGLRKLGRTLLKEYRPDYIADLHDVIRTKTLDLFFIKNGFKVFKINKGKEEKEALTDVWNLDKKKLKPTSERYADVFRAMNFNLELSHQYPQKNITKKGIGIAPFAQHKGKMLPLEKTFEVVKILAQNHKVYFFGGGKNEITVLGDWQRQIPNTENLAGKLNLKEELQKIAELEVMISMDSANMHLASLVGTRCISVWGSTHPYAGFLGYGQSENDIVQVKDLTCRPCSVFGDKECYRGDWACLEEINIQRIIDLV from the coding sequence ATCAGAATATTAGCATATCGTTTTTCCGCTTTCGGAGACGTCGCGATGACCGTTCCCGTTTTCACCGAGTTTCTTCAGCAGAATCCCGATGTACAGGTGGTCATGGTTTCCCGGGATAACTTCAAAGATTTATTTGAAGGCATTCCTAATCTTATTTTCAGGGGAATTGATGTCGACGATTACAAAGGTTTCTGGGGGCTGCGAAAATTAGGCAGAACTTTATTAAAAGAATACAGACCCGATTATATTGCTGATTTACACGATGTGATCCGAACAAAGACCCTCGATTTATTTTTTATTAAAAATGGGTTCAAAGTCTTTAAAATCAACAAAGGAAAAGAGGAAAAGGAAGCCCTTACAGATGTCTGGAATCTGGATAAAAAAAAGCTAAAACCGACCAGCGAACGGTACGCAGATGTCTTCCGTGCGATGAATTTCAACCTCGAACTTTCTCATCAATATCCACAGAAAAACATCACCAAAAAAGGAATCGGAATTGCACCTTTCGCGCAGCACAAAGGAAAAATGCTTCCTTTAGAAAAAACCTTTGAGGTCGTTAAAATCCTGGCACAAAACCATAAAGTCTATTTTTTTGGCGGCGGCAAAAATGAAATCACCGTTCTCGGCGACTGGCAACGGCAAATCCCCAATACCGAAAATTTAGCAGGAAAACTGAATTTAAAAGAAGAATTACAAAAAATCGCAGAACTGGAAGTAATGATTTCGATGGATTCTGCCAATATGCATTTGGCAAGTCTGGTGGGAACCCGATGCATTTCCGTTTGGGGATCTACCCATCCTTACGCCGGATTTTTAGGCTACGGACAAAGTGAAAACGACATCGTTCAGGTCAAGGATTTAACCTGCCGACCTTGCTCTGTTTTTGGTGATAAAGAATGTTATCGCGGCGACTGGGCCTGTTTAGAAGAAATTAATATTCAAAGGATTATCGATTTGGTATAA